In Dreissena polymorpha isolate Duluth1 chromosome 11, UMN_Dpol_1.0, whole genome shotgun sequence, the genomic window TCACAAGGTCAAACTGAAAAAAACTCTGATAAAACTCTAGAGTCCACACTGATTGTATAATCCTCGTGagagatttgttccaatgatatctcagccgaTTTGAAAACTTTAGAAGTATTAACATTTGTCCAagttcaaaactaggtcactaggtaataaaaaaagaaaatactatGAATACTGTAAAAGTAGTATATGTTTCCTCAATAATATTGACACTTGCTTAAAATTGATTTAAGTGATTTCTTCGCAAAATAAGatattatttatatcttattttggtgcgggcagttttgcttatgttGCCATAGTAAAATCAGTTTTACACTAAAGAAGTCACATGTGTGACCCacttttaatgaaacttgctcaacaCATTGAAAGAGTGTGATATCATGATATGTGTTCTGAATAAAAagatgattgtgttttgttttataaaaaatgacCACCAGTGGCAGTTTTAATCACCAGACCAGGAAGTGCTATTGTAATCACCCTTTGTCAGGCGTCCGGTGTAGTTGGTGTGCAGCATGCAGTGTTAGGTGTCCGATTTGCATCGTTTTGTTACCATTCTTGATGCAACATGTGTAATGTATTAtcgatgaaacttggtcggaacgtttatctagacaatattaaGGCCAAGTATGAATCTGGTTCATGTGCATACAAAACTCCATCATTGAATACGCTTGAAATCAGTGCCAGACAATAGTAAGGCCAAGTATGAATCTGGTTCATGTGCATACAAAACTCCATCATTGAATACGCTTGAAATCAGTGCCAGACAATAGTAAGGCCAAGTATGAATCTGGTTCATGTGCATACAAAACTCCATCattgaatacgcctgaaatcAGTGCCAGAACTTCACGTTGCATGCAGCACAACCATGTATATGAATCCATTACAAATCAAATCGTTGGCTAAGAacgcaggcttattaaataaagtaattccgatgtttttcacattgccattaaCCACATGAAACTTGTCTTTTATGCATTAGTTGAAATTCTTCTGAAAGATGGTTTTTAAAAGTTATATGGAAAAAAGCACGACTTagcggtgtgtttacatccattaacatcaatatgtgaaccccataaagCCATGTTATCCTGCATCCTGATTATGTGTCAAGGCTGAGTTCAAATGTTTGTGTCATGTGCGTGTAGAAATTAGATTAGCAGATGAACAATAACAAATCATTTGTGCCACTACAGAGACCAGATTTCATGACTCAATCTGGACAAAACACAGAATGTGTATGttcacaatatctaggccaagtctgAAAGTAGATCACATGGTCTAGAAAcaatgtcaccaggtcaaatctttcaCTAAATTCTTACCACTCTAgtggcaacatttatgactcatccttaatgaaacttgatcatAGTGTTTTTGTtgacaatacaatttaaatgtttgaatttggGTCAAGTGGAGGCAAATAATAGACCAACAATTGAAGTATTCCACAATGCATGTTCAGGAACTCAGATGAGCCCTTAAGGGCCATGATGACCCTCTTTGTTCATATGTTATATGTTTGTCattaatttcaatataacatgAGGCTTACATTTGTCATACACACAAGAAAGGCAAGTGTGGGCTATTATGATAGGAACTTACCAAGCATTTTTGCAAAGCTCACATTTTATGGAGTGGTTTGCATTCGTCATATGTTGAAGTACAAAGCCACGGAAACAGTGCTTTTTATTCGCACGACGTTTTGTCCTTCACTTTCTGGCTGTCAtgtttctttttagctcacctcagcACAACATGCTCATAATGAGCTTTTGGGattgctttttgtccgttgtgtgtcgtgcgtcgtcaacattttgccttgtgaacattctagaggcctattccgatcttcatgaaacttggtcagaacacttgtcccattgataccttgactgagttcgaaactgggtcaaaaactaggtcactaggtcaaaaaaaataaaaaaccttgtgaacactgtataattcacatttgatgccaaatcttcatgtaactttgtcaaaatgtttgtctaaatcatatgttagttgagttcaaaaacatggccgccagtgggcggggcagtattccttatatggctttagagaaacctttttaacactcaagaagtcacaatttttgcccaatcaccaTTAAACTTGGTTGAAACATTGGTTTCATCGATATctctgacgagtttgaaaatggtccagatcgatgaaaaaacatggccaccagggggcggggcattttctgtatatgtatatagtgaaaacatgtgaacaatctAAAAGTCACagttttggtccaatcttcaggaaatttggccaaaacatgtgttttctggatatgacggttgagtttgaaaatgcttatgtttacttgaaaaacatggccacaaaggtgcggggcatttttatgtcccccactatagtaggggggggacatattgtttttgccctgtctgttggttggtctgttggttggttggtttgcgccaactttaacattttgcaataacgtttgctatattgaatatagcaacttgatatttggcatgcatgtgtatctcatagagctgcacattttgagtggtgaaaggtcaaggtcaaggtcatccttcaagttcagaggtcgaatatatgtggccaaaatcgctcattttatgaatacttttgcaatattgaagatagcaacttgatatttggcatgcacgtgtatctcatggagctgcaaattttgagtggtatacggtcaaggtcatccttcaaggtcagaggtcaaatatatgtggcccaaatcgcttattttatgaatacttttgcaatattgaagatagcaacttgatatttggtatgcatgtgtatctcatggagctgcacattttgaaaggtcaaggtcaaggtcatccttctaggtcaaatatatgggtcaaaattgctcatgtaatgtaacttctgcaatattgaagctagcaattttaaatttgacatgcatgtgtatctcatggagctgcaaatattgagtggtgaagagtcaaggtcatccttcaaggtcaaacgtcatatagggggacattgtgtttcacaaacacatcttgttccttatatggctatagtaaaatcttgttaacactctagaggccacatttattgtctgatcttcatgaaacttgcatggtcagaagattcatcccaaaaatatcttggacaatttcaaaaatgatgccggttagttgaaaaacatggctgacacagtctcagccaaacatggccggaccgacggtcatgtcctgtaaaattttaTAAGGTCCGGCCTGTCAGTCAAATATACAGGGCCGATTGTCTGGTAAAATAAAGAGAACCAATTATTTGGTTTGTAGATCTATAGGTCTAATTGTTaacggctctgaaagttttctgaggtgcaaaactagcgatagcgtctttatacacgtgcttttccATACTAACGCTCTTTTTGCTGACAGAATTTTCCGAGGGCATTAAATtggtccatttttagctcacctgtcacaaagtgacatggtgaccttatatgaccgtgtgatgtccggcgagcgttgtgtgtgcgtgcgtccctCAACAATtagtttgtgtagacagtagaggtgacagttttcatccaatctttatgaaatttggtcagaatgtttattttgttaaaatctgggttgggatagtatttgggtcatcttgggtcacaaactaggtcactaggttaaaaactaggtcacataatagatcaaataatagataaaccttgtgtagacaatagaggtcgcagtttttatccaatctttatgaaatttggtcagaatgtttatcttgatgaaatctgggttgggattgtatttgggtcatctgatgtcaaaaactaggtcactaggtcaaataattgaaaaatcctcaacaatgtgtttgtgtagacagtagaggtcacagttttcatccaatttttatgaaatttagtcagaatgtttatcttgatgaaatctgggttgggactaTACTTGggacatctggggtcaaaaacttgatcactaggtcaaaaactaggtcaaataatagaaaaaccttgtgtagacaatagaggtcgcagttttcatccaatgtttatgaaatttggtcagaatgtttatcttgatgaaatctggcttgggaatgtattttggtcatctggggtcaaaaactaggtcaaataatagaaaaaacttgtgtagacaatagaggtcgcagttttcatccaatctttatgaaatttggtcagaatgtttatcttgatgaaatctgggttgggattgtatttgggtcatctggggtctaaaactaaagtcatgcaatttcataggtatattgagcatgactggctgatgacaccttttcattttcaggtcactaggtcaaaggtccaggtcacagtgactcgaaataataaaatggttactttttcttgtttatcagaTAAAGCCCACAGTTtccatctgattcttttcaaacttgttcagtgtctttatattaatgaggactcgaaccctattgattttcaggtcactgggtcataggttaaggtcacagtgactcgaaataagtgaaatggtttctagatgttaactcaagaatgcttaggcctaggatcaagaaacttcatatgtaccttgatcatgactggctgatgacccccattgattttctggtcaataagtcaaaggtcaaggtcacagtgactcgaaatagtaaaatggttactttttcttgtttgtccgataaagtccacagttttcatctgattcttttcaaacttgttcagtgtcttcgTATTAATGATGACTTgaaccctatttattttcaggtcactgggtcaaaggtcaaggtcacagtgactcgaaattgtaaaatggtttccagatgatagctcaagaattcttacgcctaggatcatgacactttatagttacattgatcatggctggcagatgtcccctattaattttcaggtcaaaggccaaggtcacagtgactcaaaacagtaaaatggtttccggatgataactcaagaatagtaaggatcatgaaaattaataggtacattgatcatgactggcatatgacccctgttgatttgcaggtcactaggtcaaaggtcaaggtcacagtgacaaaaaagtattcacacaatgctgccactacaactgacagcccatatggagcatgttttacaaacagcccttgtttaaaaagagcaatatcgaagcaataactccagaatgacttcccctcgaatatgacacaattttgaaatcccgcttgtttacgtaattaatttcacagttttcatccaatcttcaggaaacttggtAGTGACATaaaattttgttcaaatgatatcagtGGAGTTCAAAACTGAATATGTTGGAtgtaaaactagatcactaggtaaaattaaagaaaaggttTGTTGACATACTTGTAGAtaacatttattgcatatttttttcatgacatttggtaagaacatttgtctcaatcaTATCTCAGACTAGATCATAAATGATAAGTGGGTGCTGTAGTGTgaactctagaggccaaattgatTTTATAATGCTCGTAAAagcatttgtttcaatgatatctcggccgattttaaaacttttgaagtaataacatttgtccaaatgatttCAAGGTTGAGTTAAAAgctagatcactaggtcatatttaaagaaaatattatgaaCACACAGTAGAAGTTTTATATGTTTCCTCAATATCCTAGAAACTTGCTGAACATTTATTTGAGTTATTTCTCCACAAAATAAGATATGATTTAAGTCAATTAATGAACATGTCTTCGATGCAGCCGGTAGTTTTgctaaaattacatgtatctttttttttttacacaagaaGTCGCATGTGTGACCCGctcttaatgaaacttgctcaaaacattgaTAAAGTGTGCTGTCATAATATCTTTTCTGCAtaaacatttaacttttttttttaaatgtacaccaGATGTTGGGGCTGTTTTAATCACCAGACCAGGAAGTGCTATAATTGTAATCACCCTTTTCGGTGTAGTTCGGTGTGTGGCTGTAGTTTTAGGTGTCCGTTTTGTACCGTCTTTGTTACCACTTTAGattcacattttaatatattatcaatgaaactttaaactttgttagaatgtttatctaaaCAGTATTAAGGCCAAATATGAATCTGATTCATGTGCGCGGCCGGCGCATACAAAACTTCATTATTGAATACGCCTGAAATTGGTGCCAAGatttcacgttgcatgcagcACAACCGTGTATATGAATTCATTACACATCATATGTTTGGCCAATAAcaaaggcttattaaataaagtaattccaatGTTTTTCACACTGTCATAAACCGTATAAAAAACTGTCgtgtatatatattgtatatataaaatgatcaatatacttgcgttatttatagtgtgtatatcgttatgtcacatattttcgcgatgtacttttgtTTTCACATCGTGAAATTGTATTTCctaatatactaaaaatatgaacttttttcaagttatgtaatataccagtcttgttttttaatcaatataaactaatcattgtaaaaaaatgcggtattttacaacttttttttcttcgtcgtcgtggttgacagtccctttaagggccatgatggccttctttattcatactatgttttttgtttaattataatatgacaTGATGCCTACATTCTTTATACTCAGAAGAAAGTCAAGTGTGGGCTATTATGCAACCAATTATGatgggagctaaacattttgaaactattatattcaaagaaatggtttcataaatgataacatgtttaaatgcaaGATCAATTCGCCCGGTTGGTGCAAAAATTGCTATGTTCcttctcatttcaatgtcatatgatacctttttgcaccaagggggcaaattatacttttgaaaaatcACTTAAAATTTGTCAAATTGCTTTACATTAGACGGTAACAAGAATTTATCTCTTGATTACAAATTATGGAGTTTCAATATTTGTCAATTTACTTGTGATTTGTGTcgaaatggttgagtgtatgtgtgtatgtgctaGTTCATTGTTAATTTTTACAGTATCAAACAATAAGTATGCTATCACACCATTCTTAATCTATTTATTAATGAAGCTAATGCCAATATATGCAAGAAAGCTATTAGTAAAGAGGAATTAAGTTCTCATAATgtaaaaccttaaaaaaaaagaaaaatattattgtaaaagagacttatacaaatattttattttatacttaagaTTGCCATTTCATAAGAATTATTTCAATTTGGAACACTGAACACTGAATGTCTTAATAAAAACACACTGTCCTGTGGCACTTTAATCAGTATAATAATGATGAGTTAAATATACATAACTTTATGTCATACACATGCATTCTAGTAATGACATAACTAAAGAGTGGTAATatcattataatgaataaatgcacaatttgttgttcaatgcggtttgcattatttcccaaacacacagtagatagatacatagtgaataataggtaagtgttgattatagatcaggtttatcatgcgaggcttagaaaacaaaaagcacgagccttggcgagtgcttttttcgtttttgtgccgagcatgataaacctgatctataatcaacacttatctattattctatttatcccactttttattttgtaaacctttttatttaaacaaaattagtttgactggataattttgctgaatttatgacgtcatttcgtcgaaatattgacgtcgtttcctgccgttgattatagatgatatttaatcaatggggctttaatcaaccaaaatcgctgtaaaagtgggataaatatttatttatatatttttattttaataattatcaatatagTATTGCCTCTAGAATTTAAGTCACATGTgaattgatgtaacatgcattgttattgtatgtgcctaaatatttatttttttaaatgccccttgaaatttgtattataattaatattgtttcTGGGTAAACAGTTGGTTATTGGTCAGTTTATTACTATTCAATCACTTACTGTCTCCTGTGTGGTTGTTTTTCAGACTATGCTTACAAGTAACTCCATTACCTCAGGCTGCCAGAGGGAAGTCAACCAACTTTAAGAACCTGTCTGTCAGCACGGAAAATACTCtttcacaaatgaaacaatgtCAGACGTATCAGGAGGACAGAATGAAGTCTCTTAAGGTTTCATACAAAGAACATGAGAGGCTTATTGTGGATGGTTTGCGTGTGAATATAGTATCGTATTTACGCGAATTTGAAACCAGCACAGTTAATACATGTACAACACATGAACATATGCAATACCCTATCAGTGAAATGCGTGaggaaatcaaatatttattagcagATTTTGAGAAAAGCACTATTAAGGAAAAGAAAGAAGAGCTAAACCTGAAACAAGCTCCTCTAAAGGTTGTGAGAAACAGCTGCATTAGACTTCACTATGAATTGTTCCATCTCCATGTAGCCATACCGAAAGTACTGGGTAAACCTGAACTCTCTTTTATTGCCAGTaaaaaatgtctggaaaatatacaacagtctaatatgtttataaatgagaACTTTTCAAACAAGGTTTTCACTGTGAATGggaagtctgtgcacaatgtgaAAATGCAAGGTGATTCATACACATGCTTTATCACAGCAGTATGTGCTCTCCCAAATGGACAGGTCCTGGTTGCAGACTACTATAATACCAAAGTCAAGCTTCTGGACCAACAGTACCGTGTGGTGGGCCACATGGATGTAAGGGTTAGGCCACTGGACatgtgtcagatcacacccaCTGAGTTTGCAGTGGCTATGTCGAATAaagaggtccagtttatcacagtaagCCAGAGCCAGCTTGCCAAAGGCAGGAAGCTTAAGTTACAACATTATTGTAAAGGTATTGCCCACAACCAGGGTGACCTATATATCTGCTCTGATACTGCTCTGTACAAGTTCACATTGAGTGGCGAACTGGTCTGCAGACTTTATGAAGATTCATCAGCTGATTTAACAGGTAAGAATCACGGTGGATTCATCCTAATAACATGTGTGATATGTACAGAGATTTTCTAGCCATTTTAAGAAAAAGAGTCTcgtcaaattgatatttttaaaatcgataaaatggcacaTTGGGGAATTTCGTTATCGACTAAATGGACCGATTTTTtcttaacaacaaatattcagtcttttcgaaactaagggcaaacaagagttgtctcgcattcaggtaggtatcgggtaacaagtaaacgaACCAAAAGAAAATAAGTTATCATATGCTtctcagatctctgaaatcgtaatatttactgttcatttcaatttacatatacagttatttctttattgattgatatacttatatactagtttgtgtacattagtattttaatgctGTATTGCCATATAACTTTGCAACCAAAAGCTCTTCATCAGTAAAAGTTAAGCACCACTGATAATTAagctttctgcttttaaaactgtgcctgttgcattattcaattgattcccaacatttattacgttcctgtcaagtatttcattgattcattcacctcagtaatgtgggtttattttaaatattgattgatattcttctgtcactgtcatacttgactatcagtttctgaaagaaaaattgttttaacagcaatttcataccagttaacttagtacattattttcttgattttacGATAAATActttatgatgttttttaaatgattttttggtttaaatatcttcttgataaaactgtgtgagagtgttgtgattggtcatagttcagtgttgtgttgtttattttgaatgtccactgacaaaattaattgacCGGGTTCTTTTTcgaatacagcactccttctagcaCTCTCTTATGCTACGGTTCATAACATTCACCTCTGTCGTGGGCTCACGGACTACTTTCTACGGCACGTGACTTTAGTCACATGATCATAGTCGCATATTCAAAATGGCCCCGCCCATCGGCTTTGCTTTATCtgatagtatttgaagtttacaacTGGGCGCGTgctattcaattttatttcatgcacatatttaactaaatgaacatattgcaatattaacaa contains:
- the LOC127850681 gene encoding uncharacterized protein LOC127850681 isoform X1, translating into MATSGISRNSDVVKYYCCTICETERSVEVDADFYCKKCLKYFCRTCINSHRQHGRWFYKKSPYGKDKIMKWPLSKKIENYLLACTIHKDEKLTTYCADHSQLCCSKCVELNHRLCLQVTPLPQAARGKSTNFKNLSVSTENTLSQMKQCQTYQEDRMKSLKVSYKEHERLIVDGLRVNIVSYLREFETSTVNTCTTHEHMQYPISEMREEIKYLLADFEKSTIKEKKEELNLKQAPLKVVRNSCIRLHYELFHLHVAIPKVLGKPELSFIASKKCLENIQQSNMFINENFSNKVFTVNGKSVHNVKMQGDSYTCFITAVCALPNGQVLVADYYNTKVKLLDQQYRVVGHMDVRVRPLDMCQITPTEFAVAMSNKEVQFITVSQSQLAKGRKLKLQHYCKGIAHNQGDLYICSDTALYKFTLSGELVCRLYEDSSADLTVYKCAVSPTGDRLYITIISYPYKLLTLARDGTLLATYSDPALVPPSGLHVTPAGQVLVCGHLYHTVLQVGWEGQSKLTTLATREDGVWWPEAVCYSSTTSSIIVGQDWDDNILVFRVE
- the LOC127850681 gene encoding uncharacterized protein LOC127850681 isoform X3 encodes the protein MATSRISKNSDVVKYYYCTICKKERSVEIDADFYCKKCLKYFCRTCINSHRQHGLWFYKKSPYGKDKIRKWPLSKKMETSLLMCIIHKSEKLTMYCADHNHLCCSKCVDRLCLQVTPLPQAARGKSTNFKNLSVSTENTLSQMKQCQTYQEDRMKSLKVSYKEHERLIVDGLRVNIVSYLREFETSTVNTCTTHEHMQYPISEMREEIKYLLADFEKSTIKEKKEELNLKQAPLKVVRNSCIRLHYELFHLHVAIPKVLGKPELSFIASKKCLENIQQSNMFINENFSNKVFTVNGKSVHNVKMQGDSYTCFITAVCALPNGQVLVADYYNTKVKLLDQQYRVVGHMDVRVRPLDMCQITPTEFAVAMSNKEVQFITVSQSQLAKGRKLKLQHYCKGIAHNQGDLYICSDTALYKFTLSGELVCRLYEDSSADLTVYKCAVSPTGDRLYITIISYPYKLLTLARDGTLLATYSDPALVPPSGLHVTPAGQVLVCGHLYHTVLQVGWEGQSKLTTLATREDGVWWPEAVCYSSTTSSIIVGQDWDDNILVFRVE